The Brachyhypopomus gauderio isolate BG-103 chromosome 2, BGAUD_0.2, whole genome shotgun sequence genome contains a region encoding:
- the LOC143508680 gene encoding extracellular calcium-sensing receptor-like: MPMWCLSTNKDECIYRGEEGTQSFYQHGDVILGGLFPLHYSPVGAVRSFQSKPSATEYNDFSSRALRWMRTMTFAVAEINQRKDLLPKLSLGYHIRDSYDDIPVSLKSSLLLVNGQPEKERGATCADVRRQPSPVIVGDASSGVSMAVLRTLGSFKIPLVSYFASCSCLSNKKEFPSFMRTMPSDEFQIKALAKLVHYFQWSWVGLIGMDSDYARFAIQLFVKESVRYNVCPAYVHFYPIILSKEALQELMNIIRDSTASVILNFSSESTLKTILQECRRQNITHLQWIASEAWATSNALWGDFSDLLQGTLGFAIRKGEIPNLDGYLRLLNTSSVQNSHFLSEFWEDTFNCQVNRSLNTHIHRQEDLNRGRCSDNESLDDVYSLYSDVSQLRVSYNVYKAVYLVAHSLHEMTTCVPGQGPFHNGTCGNLKPLLPWQLLSYMKRANFTTLGEDVSFDENGDPIASYDLINWKMASDGSLQLLKVGFYDASLRDERNLVINDSVIIWHSGNKAPVSVCSQSCLPGSRKARRKGEPICCFDCVPCAEGEISNETDSNDCLRCSREMIPNQARDHCVPKVLEYLSFHEPLGIVLWVVLTIGVCLTVAVLCVFVTYRHTPVVRGNNMELSFLVLLFLCVCFLIGLTFIGKPTDWLCQIRYTAFGISFALCIACILAKTIVVLMAFRATLPGSDVMKWFGPVKQRCSVILCSCVQCLVCIIWLMTKPPIATNSTRFLSATIIVECDVGSEIGFWCVLGYIGLLACMCFLTAFLARKLPDNFNEAKCITFSMVIFFAVWITFIPVYVSTRGKYMAAVHVFAILASGFGLLLCIFAPKCYVVLLRPEKNIRKNMMNK; encoded by the exons ATGCCTATGTGGTGTCTGTCCACAAACAAGGATGAGTGCATCTATCGGGGAGAAGAAGGCACTCAAAGTTTCTACCAGCATGGAGATGTTATTTTAGGAGGCCTGTTTCCCCTGCATTACAGCCCTGTGGGGGCAGTGAGATCTTTCCAAAGCAAACCTTCAGCAACTGAGTACAATGA CTTTAGTTCTCGAGCCCTGAGGTGGATGAGAACTATGACCTTTGCAGTGGCAGAGATTAACCAGAGAAAGGACCTGTTACCTAAACTGTCTCTGGGCTATCACATTCGGGACAGCTATGATGACATACCTGTGTCACTGAAGAGCTCTCTGCTCTTGGTCAACGGGCagccagagaaagagagaggagctaCCTGTGCAGATGTCCGCAGGCAGCCATCTCCTGTCATAGTGGGAGATGCTTCTTCGGGGGTTTCCATGGCTGTGTTGAGAACTCTGGGCTCATTCAAAATACCTTTG GTAAGCTACTTTGCATCCTGCTCATGTCTGAGTAACAAGAAAGAGTTCCCCTCTTTTATGCGTACAATGCCAAGTGATGAATTTCAGATCAAAGCTTTAGCAAAGCTAGTCCACTATTTCCAGTGGAGCTGGGTGGGGCTCATAGGTATGGATTCAGACTATGCTCGTTTTGCCATTCAGTTGTTTGTGAAGGAGTCAGTCAGGTACAATGTGTGTCCTGCGTATGTGCACTTCTACCCCATCATCCTCTCCAAAGAAGCACTGCAGGAGTTAATGAACATTATTCGGGACTCCACAGCTTCAGTAATACTCAACTTCTCTAGTGAATCAACACTGAAGACCATCCTGCAAGAGTGCAGGCGACaaaacatcacacatctccagtGGATTGCCAGTGAAGCCTGGGCCACATCAAATGCTCTGTGGGGTGACTTTAGTGATCTATTACAGGGGACACTGGGGTTTGCCATAAGGAAGGGGGAAATTCCAAACCTAGATGGATACCTCAGATTGTTGAACACCTCCAGTGTTCAAAACTCCCATTTTTTATCTGAGTTTTGGGAGGACACTTTCAACTGCCAGGTCAACAGAtccttaaacacacatatacacagacagGAGGACCTGAATAGAGGTCGCTGTAGTGACAATGAGAGTCTGGACGATGTGTACAGCCTCTACTCAGATGTGTCACAGCTTAGAGTGTCCTACAATGTATACAAGGCTGTGTACCTTGTAGCACACTCTTTGCATGAAATGACCACCTGTGTTCCAGGGCAGGGCCCCTTTCATAATGGGACATGTGGGAATCTAAAGCCCCTTCTGCCATGgcag CTACTGAGCTACATGAAAAGAGCAAACTTTACAACTCTGGGTGAGGATGTGAGCTTTGATGAAAATGGGGATCCCATTGCATCTTATGACCTGATTAACTGGAAGATGGCGAGTGATGGCTCTCTTCAGCTACTGAAGGTGGGCTTCTACGATGCCTCACTGAGGGATGAGAGGAATCTGGTCATAAATGATTCAGTGATTATATGGCACAGCGGGAACAAG GCACCGGTATCAGTGTGCAGCCAAAGTTGCTTGCCAGGCTCCAGGAAGGCCAGGCGAAAGGGTGAACCCATATGCTGCTTTGACTGCGTACCATGTGCAGAGGGAGAAATTAGCAACGAAACAG ACTCTAATGATTGCTTGAGGTGCTCAAGAGAGATGATACCAAACCAAGCCAGAGATCATTGTGTTCCTAAAGTCTTGGAATACCTGTCCTTTCATGAGCCACTGGGAATAGTGCTCTGGGTGGTTTTGACCATTGGAGTCTGCTTGACTGTGGCAgtgctttgtgtgtttgtaacgtATAGGCATACCCCTGTCGTTCGAGGCAACAACATGGAGCTCAGCTTCCTGGTCCTCTTATTCCTTTGTGTATGCTTTCTGATAGGTCTGACATTCATTGGCAAGCCGACTGATTGGCTCTGTCAGATCAGATACACAGCCTTTGGAATCAGCTTTGCACTCTGCATTGCTTGTATCTTGGCTAAGACTATTGTGGTTCTAATGGCTTTCAGGGCAACTCTACCTGGCAGTGATGTCATGAAATGGTTTGGTCCAGTTAAGCAGAGATGCAGTGTCATATTGTGCTCTTGTGTTCAATGTCTTGTTTGCATCATATGGCTAATGACAAAGCCTCCCATTGCAACTAACAGCACTCGGTTTCTAAGTGCTACTATAATTGTAGAGTGTGATGTGGGATCTGAGATAGGATTCTGGTGTGTACTGGGATACATTGGCCTCCTGGCTTGCATGTGCTTTTTAACAGCTTTTTTGGCCAGGAAACTTCCAGATAATTTCAATGAGGCCAAATGTATTACTTTCAGCATGGTTATCTTTTTTGCTGTGTGGATAACCTTCATCCCTGTTTATGTAAGTACTCGTGGAAAGTACATGGCTGCTGTGCATGTCTTTGCCATCTTAGCTTCTGGTTTTGGTCTccttttgtgtatttttgctCCAAAATGTTATGTTGTGTTGCTGAGACCTGAAAAAAACATCAGAAAAAATATGATGAACAAATAG